GTGTGGCTGTGGACCAGGACGTTACCGGCAACGCTGCCGAGATAGCCTTGGCTATAGCCAAGGGAGTCGGTAGCACCAGGGTTGGAACCATTCTCATGTCCTTCCAGCACGAGACCGAGGGAGATAACTTTGAGGAGCAGGTTCTTTACGGAGGTGCCATCCACCTCATGAGGGCCATCTACAAGGTCATGTCGGACAACGGCTATCCCAAGTCCTTCGCCTACGCCAAGGCTGTCCGTTCGATACGTTCCATCATAGACGACATCGACGAGGTGGGGATCGAGTCCTACCTGACCAGCAGGGCCAGCCGGACCTGTGAGTTTGCCGTCCGCACCTCCGGCCCCAGGGTCATCAACTACGACGAGATCCAGAGAATCTTCGACGAGACGGAAAAGGGCGAGTTCGCCAAGCGTTGGCTTCTCGAGTTCAGCCAGGGAATGCCCACCCTTCACAGGATGAGACGGACCTGGAAGGACTCGGAGATGGAGGCTACTGGAGAGGAATTCAGGAAGAGGTTCGGGCTGTCCTAAGCCTACCGTTAAAGACGAAAGGGAGTGTCGTGTTTGGCCATCACCGCTGATTTCGCCCCGTCCTGCATAAAGGCGGAGCTTGAGGCTACCGAGTTAAAGGGAAAAAATCTGGAGTTTTTGACCGACCTTACCAGGGAACGTTATCACCATCTATTCAACGCCGCCAGCATGCTGGAGCCATTCTGGAAGACCGGTCTAAACCTGATGTCCGGCAAGGTCCTTGGGGCGCTTTTCTTTCAGCCCTCCACCAGGACCAGGTTCAGCACCGAGTTGGCTATGATACGCCTTGGAGGCGGAGTGCTGAGCGAGTCCAACCCCGGGCATAACTCGTCCGCCGCTAAGGGCGAGAGCCTTTCGGATCACCTCAGGACCGTATCCCAGTATTCCAATATAATAGGCCTTCGCCACCCAGACTATGCGGTTGTCGCAGAGGCTCTCCCTTCCGCCACTGTGCCGGTGATCAGCTGCGGCTGGGGCAACGAGACCCACCCCACCCAGGGGTTGCTTGATATGTACACCGCCTACAGGGCCTTCGGAGGCTTCGATGGGCTGAGGGTCTGTATAGCGTCCTCCGACCTTTCAAGAGCCAGAAGTGGACACTCCTTCGCCATGGGATTGGCCATAATGGGGGCCCACATAGTTTACGTCGGTCTGAAGGAGAACCCCATCCCGTCAACGGTAAGGGAGAAGCTTGAGGGAGCCGGGGCCTCCATGGAGGAACACTACGATATATCCAATAGCGAGTTCATGGACGTCATGGCTACGACCCATCTCTGCTACCTCCCCGGTTGTAGCGTTCCCAAGGACAATCCCGAGGCCAGGAACGCCTTCATGGATAAGATCAAGGACTTTTACATCACCTTGGAGGCTCTCGAAGCGATAAAGAAAAAGACCGGTCGTTCAATAGGTATCATGCACTCCCTTCCGAGAAACTCGGTGGAGTTCGATTACGCCATCGATCACAGCGAGTTTGAGCTCTACTTTAAGCAAATGGCTTTCAGCGTACCCATTCGCATGGCTCTGGTCGCCTCTATGGTGGGAATTAGCTAGGGTGAAACACGAGGCAGATGGGACCTACGGGGCCTGTCTGCCTTTTTGCGTTAAACAAACCGTTTTATACAGACAGGAGGGAAAAATATGAGTTCAAAGGAGTACGATAATCCAGAGCTTCGCCCTACTACCGCAAAAGATAGAGATCTGTCGTTTTGGGACTATACCCTGTTATGGGCCGGTATGACCATAAACCTAGGAGGATTCTCCGTTGGCGGCCAGCTCTACCCAAACATGACTCCGGTCTCGATTATTTTTGCCGTTGTTGTTGCCTATTCAATCGTCTCGATCCTTCTCATACTGAACGGGGATATGGGGCTCAAGTACGGAATTCCCTTCGCCGTCTATCTGAGGTCCTGTTTTGGCTACAGGGGCTCGGTTATTCCCGCCATAATTCGTTCTATCCCGTGCTTTTTCTGGTTTGGCTTTCAGACCTGGATAGGGGCCTTGGCCGTCCAAAAGCTGATGGTACTCTGGTTTGGAACTACCTACACAGTCAACCTATACGTCATCATAGGCATATTCACCGCCCTCCAGGTGTGGAACTCGGTCTACGGCCTCAAGGCCATGGCTAAGTTCGA
The uncultured Dethiosulfovibrio sp. genome window above contains:
- the ilvC gene encoding ketol-acid reductoisomerase; this translates as MNDMAFTEKIYRDEDVDLKVLNGKTVAIIGYGSQGYAQANNLRDSGVNVIVGAGDKRFHSGWERAEKDGFTVMSIEDAVKKADVVHILLQDPAQPEVYYSSIHANLRKGQTLSFAHGFAILYGTIQPPKDVDVVLFVPNGPGPVVRQKYKNGSGIYGCVAVDQDVTGNAAEIALAIAKGVGSTRVGTILMSFQHETEGDNFEEQVLYGGAIHLMRAIYKVMSDNGYPKSFAYAKAVRSIRSIIDDIDEVGIESYLTSRASRTCEFAVRTSGPRVINYDEIQRIFDETEKGEFAKRWLLEFSQGMPTLHRMRRTWKDSEMEATGEEFRKRFGLS
- a CDS encoding aspartate carbamoyltransferase — its product is MSCLAITADFAPSCIKAELEATELKGKNLEFLTDLTRERYHHLFNAASMLEPFWKTGLNLMSGKVLGALFFQPSTRTRFSTELAMIRLGGGVLSESNPGHNSSAAKGESLSDHLRTVSQYSNIIGLRHPDYAVVAEALPSATVPVISCGWGNETHPTQGLLDMYTAYRAFGGFDGLRVCIASSDLSRARSGHSFAMGLAIMGAHIVYVGLKENPIPSTVREKLEGAGASMEEHYDISNSEFMDVMATTHLCYLPGCSVPKDNPEARNAFMDKIKDFYITLEALEAIKKKTGRSIGIMHSLPRNSVEFDYAIDHSEFELYFKQMAFSVPIRMALVASMVGIS